From Cinclus cinclus chromosome 26, bCinCin1.1, whole genome shotgun sequence, one genomic window encodes:
- the LOC134053874 gene encoding digestive cysteine proteinase 1-like, protein MGFLCWLSGSALLIAVRGQDYGLSRPPPQFGSIYHVRGVIKLPYAEIEEPFEAWYNLTGNKSRIQYYGGQVITYQLAAVKPYGMRYKITPETTEKEVNTRKCFQLPGSKEDVVTAQSVFPSMSGFKFLREEYYEGRYCAVWQNVTRWAQKKNVYTLWVTNSSCGVAPVHYEMRGYNSLLGSHYDKYEIAYTDFDNSYPPSVFDLPVNATKCGVLPGNVAEHRVLANPMEDLVGQHRPWAHRVFHDYRRQMGRRYGSLRELEHRQSIFVHNMRFVHSRNRAALSYTLSLNHLADRTPQELAALRGRRRSGTPNNGLPFPTELYAGIILPESLDWRMYGAVTPVKDQAVCGSCWSFATTGAMEGALFLKTGVLTPLSQQVLIDCSWGFGNYACDGGEEWRAYEWIKKHGGIASTESYGTYKGQNGLCHYNQSEMLAKITGYVNVTSGNITAVKAAIYKHGPVAVSIDASHKTFSFYSNGIYYEPKCDNTPGSLDHAVLAVGYGVLQGETYWLIKNSWSTYWGNDGYILMAMKDNNCGVATEATYPILA, encoded by the exons ATGGGTTTTCTCTGCTGGCTCTCGGGCTCTGCACTCCTCATCGCTGTCCGGG GACAGGACTATGGGCTCTCCCGCCCACCCCCTCAGTTCGGCTCCATCTACCATGTCCGAG GGGTGATTAAGCTGCCCTATGCCGAGATTGAGGAGCCCTTTGAAGCCTGGTACAACCTGACAGGGAACAAGAGCCGGATCCAGTACTACGGAG ggcaggtgatAACCTACCAGCTGGCAGCGGTGAAACCCTATGGGATGAGGTACAAGATCACTCCAGAGACGACCGAGAAGGAGGTGAACACCAGGAAATGCTTCCAGCTACCCGGCTCCAAGGAGGATGTGGTCACCGCTCAGAGCGTCTTCCCCAGCATGAGTGGCTTTAAG TTCCTGCGGGAGGAGTACTACGAGGGCCGGTACTGCGCCGTGTGGCAGAACGTCACCCGCTGGGCGCAGAAGAAGAATGTCTACACCCTGTGGGTGACCAACTCCAGCTGCGGGGTGGCCCCCGTGCACTATGAGATGCGGGGGTATAACAGCCTGCTGGGCTCCCACTACGACAAGTATGAAATCGCCTACACTGACTTCGACAACAGCTACCCCCCCTCCGTCTTCGACCTCCCCGTGAACG CGACCAAGTGCGGGGTGCTGCCGGGGAATGTGGCGGAGCACCGTGTTCTGGCAAACCCCATGGAGGACCTGGTGGGGCAGCACCGACCCTGGGCACACCGGGTTTTCCACGACTACCGGCGGCAGATGGGGCGGCGCTACGGCTCCCTGCGAGAGctggagcacaggcagagcatcTTCGTGCACAACATGAG GTTCGTGCACTCGAGGAACCGCGCCGCGCTCTCCTACACGCTGTCCCTGAACCACCTGGCCGACCGCACCCCGCAGGAACTGGCAGCGctgcggggccgccgccgcagcGGGACCCCCAACAATGGGCTGCCCTTCCCCACCGAGCTCTACGCCGGCATCATCCTGCCCGAGAGCCTTGACTGGCGCATGTACG GTGCTGTCACCCCTGTGAAGGATCAGGCTGTCTGTGGGTCATGCTGGAGCTTTGCTACAACGGGAGCCATGGAAGGTGCCCTCTTCCTCAAG ACCGGCGTGCTGACCCCCCTGTCCCAACAAGTGCTCATTGACTGCTCCTGGGGCTTTGGGAACTACGCCTGCGATGGCGGTGAGGAGTGGCGAGCGTACGAGTGGATCAAAAAGCACGGGGGCATTGCCAGCACCGAGTCCTACGGCACCTACAAGGGGCAG AATGGCCTGTGCCACTACAACCAGTCTGAGATGCTGGCCAAGATCACGGGCTACGTCAACGTCACCTCGGGCAACATCACAGCGGTCAAAGCTGCCATCTACAAGCACGGCCCCGTGGCCGTCAGCATCGACGCCTCGCACAAAACCTTCTCCTTCTACTCCAACGGCATCTACTACGAGCCCAAGTGTG ACAACACACCGGGATCACTGGACCAcgcagtgctggctgtgggctATGGAGTCCTGCAGGGAGAGACCTACTGGCTCATCAAGAACTCCTGGTCCACATACTGGGGCAACGATGGCTACATCCTTATGGCCATGAAGGACAACAACTGTGGTGTGGCCACTGAGGCCACCTACCCCATCCTGGCCTGA
- the FGR gene encoding tyrosine-protein kinase Fgr, producing the protein MGCVPCKEKGAGKGQAGGEGGSLQPPASQYDPDPTQPGAIFTRIPDFNNFQGPVVPPAPSLAEPGSFTSGVLPARTGGIAGGGVTLFIALYDYEARTEDDLTFQKGEKFHIINNTEGDWWEARSLSSGATGYIPSNYVAPVDSIQAEEWYFGKIGRKDAERQLLCHGNSRGTFLIRESETTKGAYSLSIRDWDEAKGDHVKHYKIRKLDSGGYYITTRAQFNTVQQLVQHYIERAAGLCCRLAVPCHKGTPKLADLSVKTKDVWEIPRESLQLLKKLGNGQFGEVWMGTWNGTTKVAVKTLKPGTMSPEAFLEEAQIMKRLRHDKLVQLYAVVSEEPIYIVTEFMSQGSLLDFLKDGDGRYLKLPQLVDMAAQIAAGMAYIERMNYIHRDLRAANILVGDNLVCKIADFGLARLIEDDEYTARQGAKFPIKWTAPEAALFGRFTIKSDVWSFGILLTELVTKGRVPYPGMNNREVLEQVERGYRMQCPGSCPPSLHEVMVQCWKREPEERPTFEYLQSFLEDYFTATEPQYQPGDNQ; encoded by the exons ATGGGCTGCGTGCCCTGCAAAGAGAAGGGGGCTGGCAAAGGGCAGGCAGGGGGCGAGGGGGGCTCCCTCCAGCCCCCTGCCTCCCAGTACGACCCCGACCCCACCCAGCCCGGGGCCATCTTCACCCGCATCCCCGACTTCAACAACTTCCAGGGGCCCGTGGTGCCCCCGGCCCCGTCCTTGGCGGAGCCGGGCAGCTTCACCTCCGGCGTGCTGCCAGCACGGACCGGGGGCATCGCAG GCGGGGGGGTGACACTCTTCATCGCCCTGTACGACTATGAGGCCAGGACGGAGGATGACCTGACATTCCAGAAAGGGGAGAAATTCCACATCATCAACAACAC ggagggggaCTGGTGGGAGGCGAGGTCACTGAGCTCGGGTGCCACGGGCTACATCCCCAGCAACTACGTGGCCCCTGTGGACTCCATCCAGGCAGAAGA GTGGTACTTTGGGAAGATCGGGCGCAAAGATGCAGAGCGGCAGCTCCTGTGCCACGGCAACTCCAGAGGCACCTTCCTCATTCGGGAGAGTGAGACCACGAAAG GTGCCTACTCCCTCTCCATCCGGGACTGGGATGAGGCCAAGGGAGACCACGTGAAGCACTATAAGATTCGGAAACTGGATAGCGGGGGGTACTACATCACCACCCGTGCCCAGTTCAACACGGTCCAGCAGCTGGTCCAGCACTACATAG AGCGGGCGGCCGGGCTGTGCTGCCGCCTGGCCGTGCCGTGCCACAAGGGAACCCCCAAACTGGCCGACCTCTCAGTCAAAACCAAAGACGTGTGGGAGATCCCCCGCGAgtccctccagctcctcaaGAAGCTGGGAAATGGGCAGTTCGGGGAAGTCTGGATGG GCACATGGAATGGCACCACGAAGGTGGCGGTGAAGACGCTGAAGCCAGGGACAATGTCCCCCGAGGCCTTCCTGGAGGAGGCTCAGATCATGAAGAGACTGCGGCACGACAAGCTGGTGCAGCTCTACGCCGTGGTGTCGGAGGAGCCCATCTACATCGTCACAGAGTTCATGAGCCAGG GCAGCTTGTTGGATTTCCTGAAGGATGGGGACGGTCGCTACCTGAAGCTGCCCCAGCTGGTGGACATGGCTGCCCAG ATCGCGGCGGGCATGGCGTACATCGAGCGGATGAACTACATCCACCGGGATCTCCGCGCTGCCAACATCCTGGTGGGAGATAACCTCGTCTGCAAGATCGCTGACTTCGGCCTCGCTCGCCTCATCGAGGACGATGAGTACACGGCACGGCAGG GTGCCAAGTTCCCCATCAAGTGGACGGCTCCAGAGGCTGCGCTTTTTGGGAGGTTCACCATCAAGTCAGATGTCTGGTCCTTTGGCATCCTTCTGACTGAGCTGGTGACCAAAGGCCGGGTGCCCTACCCAG GGATGAACAACcgtgaggtgctggagcaggtggagcGGGGGTACCGCATGCagtgccctgggagctgccccCCATCCCTGCACGAGGTGATGGTGCAGTGCTGGAAGAGGGAGCCTGAGGAGCGCCCCACCTTCGAGTACCTCCAGTCCTTCCTCGAGGACTATTTCACTGCCACCGAGCCCCAGTACCAGCCCGGGGACAACCAGTGA